The Methanofollis sp. genome includes the window GTTGTCCCTGCCGCACCCGATGCCAGTCTCCGCCGCGAGTGCCTGGAGCTTCGCCGCGGTGCGGTTGGACGCGAGGATCGCGTCCGGCCTCGCGGCCCCGCTCTCGATGAATGACCTGACGAGCATGCCCCCCATGCTGCCCGTCCCGATGATACCGATCTGCGTCATGCGGTCATATGGGTCAGGCATAAAGATAAAACCCGGCCGATCAACCGGCGGTGCAGGCTGTACTGCTGCCCCCTCATTGCCCTGCCGAGCCTCTTCATGCACCGTGAAGCCGGTACGCACCCCCGGGCACCCGGATCTCAAAGCGTGCCCCCTCCCCTTCCCTGCCTGTCTCAGCGACGGTGATCCCGGTGATGCCGAGGATCTCCTTTGAGAGAAATAGCCCGAGCCCGGTTTTTGTACCCACACCCTTCAGGAATACCCGTGCCTTTTCCTTTTCAGGGATGCCGACACCGTCGTCCTCGATGACAAGCGTCCCCGAGGATTCTCCCGCGACAAAGGAGACGGTGATCGCGGTGATATGGCCCCCGTGGCTCAGAGCATTCTCGAAGATATTGTAGAACACCTTCTCAAGCAGCGGGTCGGCAAAGGCCTCGAGGTCGCCGACAGATGCCGAATACCTGATATCAGACGGGATGACCCGGGATGCACGCTCCAGGAGGTCGGCGACCGTCTGCCACTCCGCCCCGTGTACGCCGAGTGCCTCGTAGTCCCGGGCAAATGCGATCTGGCGCTCGATGTGCGTCGTCGCGTCCTTGACCTTCCCGACCATTGCCGCCACCGGTGACCCGGCCGGTATTTCGGCTTCGATCTCGTCCACGTAGAACATCAGGGCCATGACCTGGTTCAGGATGTCGTGACGCGTGATGGACGAGAGGAGATTGAGTTTTTTATTGAACTCTTCCAGTGCCCGCTGGGTCTTCGTGATCCCGGTAATGTCGAGTCCCTTTTCAAGATAGCCGACCGGGTTTCCCATTTCATCGAACACGGGGTAGGTGGTCATCTGGAAGATGCGACCGTCTGAAAGTTTTACCATATCAGATACCGGTTTTCCGCCTGCGATGATGCGGGGTATCCGGCACCAGGGGCACATCTCCTCCCTCTTCCAGACAATATCATAACAGCGCCGGCCAAGCATCTCCTCCCATGTCGTCTCCAGTTGTCGGCAGGTGGCATCGTTGATCCAGATGGTCCTGCACTCAAGGTCGAGGTAGACCATCGTCTCTTCCACGGAGTTCAGGATCAGTGCCTTTTCAGCCTCTGACTGTTTCAATGCCCTTTCTGCCTGCTTCTCCAGGGTCTGATCTTCCAGGGTGGTAAAGCAGGAGTACGGTTGTTCCGGGCTGTTTTCTGCAACAGGCATGGTGGAGGCCATGACCCAGCGCTCTTCGCCGGAGACCGGGTCCCTGATCCCGATCAGTTCCCTGTTTTTT containing:
- a CDS encoding PAS domain S-box protein; this encodes MRTIIESTTTISREEQGFLYHLVDSISIPVFYKDTREVYLGCNNAFAVFCGIHTEDIIGKTVYELFPPEMADTYHFRDAELFARPGTQQYETVLRSQDSIIHRVVFYKATYTDDQGDVCGLVGLVLDITEQRGAEESLRRSEEKFRALLETMTQGVVYQDMAGRIVDANRAAEKILGLSQECLLGKRLTDPCWQARRTGTSRLEAAKNRELIGIRDPVSGEERWVMASTMPVAENSPEQPYSCFTTLEDQTLEKQAERALKQSEAEKALILNSVEETMVYLDLECRTIWINDATCRQLETTWEEMLGRRCYDIVWKREEMCPWCRIPRIIAGGKPVSDMVKLSDGRIFQMTTYPVFDEMGNPVGYLEKGLDITGITKTQRALEEFNKKLNLLSSITRHDILNQVMALMFYVDEIEAEIPAGSPVAAMVGKVKDATTHIERQIAFARDYEALGVHGAEWQTVADLLERASRVIPSDIRYSASVGDLEAFADPLLEKVFYNIFENALSHGGHITAITVSFVAGESSGTLVIEDDGVGIPEKEKARVFLKGVGTKTGLGLFLSKEILGITGITVAETGREGEGARFEIRVPGGAYRLHGA